Below is a window of Cryobacterium sp. PAMC25264 DNA.
CGCTGGGCCAAATGGGCCGTGGCGGTCCGCTCCCCCGGCACCACCAGTGCTGACATCGACCGGATGATCGACTCGGGCCGTATCGTGCGGTCCTGGCCCATGCGCGGCACACTTCACCTGGTCCCCGGGCGGGACCTGGGCTGGATGCTGGAGCTCACCACTCCCAGGCTCTGGTCGGGTGCGGCCACTCGCCGACGCGACCTCGGACTGGATGAGACCGTCATCGAGCACGCCAGGCAGGTGGCCGTCGACGCCCTGACCGGCGCACGGGAACTGTCCCGGGGGCAGTTCCTGGAACTGCTCGAGCAGAACGGTATCAGCACCGCCGGGCAACGCGGTTATCACCTGATCTGGCATCTGGCCCAATCGGGCACCCTGTGCTGGGGCCGCCAACTCGACTCCCAACAGATGCTCGTCCTGCTGGACGAGTGGGTTCCCCAGCCGCGTCGGCTCGAGCGCGACGAGGCCCTCGGCGAGTATCTGCTGCGCTACCTCACCGGCCATGGCCCAGCCCCGCTGACCGACTTCATCTGGTGGTCGCAACTCACCACCGCGGACGCCAAGGTCGCCCTCGCCGTCGCAGCCCCGCACCTGGAGGAGCTCGAGGTGGACGGAGTGCGCCATCTGCTGCCGCGGAGCAGCGACACGTCATCGCTCCCCCGCGCTGCGCCCGGGCGGGGACCGGCGGCCGTGTTGGCGCTGGCCGGTTTCGACGAATACCTGCTCGGCTACCGGGAGCGCAGTCTGGCCATCGAGCCCGAAAGGTTCACCTCGGTCGTTCCGGGCAAGAACGGGATCTTCCTGCCCATCCTGGTTCGGGCCGGGCGCGTGATCGGCACCTGGCGCCGGGAGTGGCGACCACGACAGGTGACCGTGCAGCCGCAGCCCTTCCTCCCGTTCTCCGATGTGTCCGCACGAAGCGCCGACCGTGCCTTGCATGAGTACGCGCGGTTCCTCGGCCGTCCCGTGCACGTTCTCCCGGCAGCGCCCACGACGCAACCGCCCGCGCCGGTCGGCTGAGGCATCGGCGGACCGGTTCGACCCCGACCGGCTTGTACCCTATGACAGTGCGAATAACGACCAACCTGCGGGTGTCCAGACGGATCCCACTTCTGCAGACCCTCAAGACGTCGGTCGCGGTGGCCCTGGCTTGGATCATCTCGCAGTGGCTGCTGCCGGGTGAGCTTCCGATCTTCGCCGCGATGGCGGCCATCTTCGTGGTGCAGCCCAGTGTCAACCAGTCCCTCGGGCGGGCACTCGAACGCAGCCTGGGCGTCGTCGGCGGAGTCCTTGTGGCCCTGGCCATCGGCCTGCTCTTCGGGCAGTCCAGCTGGATCGTGCTCTCCGCCATCGTTCTGTGCATCCTGCTCGCCTGGGCGCTCAAGCTCTCGCCGGGCTCCGCAAACCAGATCCCGATCAGCGCGATGCTCGTGCTCACCCTGGGGGCGGCGACGCCGACCTACGCCAGGGACCGCATCATCGAGACCATCCTCGGCGCCGCCATCGCCGTCATCGTGAACG
It encodes the following:
- a CDS encoding winged helix DNA-binding domain-containing protein, which encodes MTRASSSDIVRWRLVSQSLTGAAAVPGASGVPDAGQRDAGEGAVAVVERMLALQAQDLRWAKWAVAVRSPGTTSADIDRMIDSGRIVRSWPMRGTLHLVPGRDLGWMLELTTPRLWSGAATRRRDLGLDETVIEHARQVAVDALTGARELSRGQFLELLEQNGISTAGQRGYHLIWHLAQSGTLCWGRQLDSQQMLVLLDEWVPQPRRLERDEALGEYLLRYLTGHGPAPLTDFIWWSQLTTADAKVALAVAAPHLEELEVDGVRHLLPRSSDTSSLPRAAPGRGPAAVLALAGFDEYLLGYRERSLAIEPERFTSVVPGKNGIFLPILVRAGRVIGTWRREWRPRQVTVQPQPFLPFSDVSARSADRALHEYARFLGRPVHVLPAAPTTQPPAPVG